Sequence from the Sphingomonas koreensis genome:
AACCCATCTGACGGGACGATTTTCGCCACTGTACAGGGCGCCTCGGCCGCGCAGGTGGAATCGGCGATCCACGCTGCGTGGCAGGCTCGGCAGAGCGGACTCTGGAGCGGCAGACCAGCTGCGGATCGGGCGGCAGATTTATCCCGAATGATAGCGTGGTTCGCAGACAACAAGGATGTCATCGAAGATCTTCTGGTGGCTGAGGCGGGCGTAGTGCGGGCATCGCTGGTGCGTGCAGGACAGCTGGACGCCGCGATCCAGCATGCAACCGACCTCATCGAGCTGTTCCTGACGCTACCTGAGATCGAGGACAATCCGCTTCCGCTTCGCGATCGATTCAAGGAAGTGTCCGCCATACAAAGTCTTCGGCGTTACGAGTCCGTAGGGGTCGTCGCTGCGATTTCGGCCTATAATTTCCCGTTCGTCATCAGCATGTGGAAGACGATTTCAGCACTGATCGCCGGAAACTCTGTCGTGCTACGCCCAAGCCCGCTCGCCCCGCTTTCCAGCCTCGTGTTCGGAGAAGCCGCGCATACCGCGAACCTTCCGGCAGGCGTATTCAACGTGATCGTCGAATCCGGGGCGGAAGGCGCCGTCCTGCTAGGGACCGATCCCCGGGTCGACATGGTGAGCTTTACGGGCTCGACCAAGGTGGGCCAGCAGGTGATGGTGCAGGCCGCCGCGACAATGAAGCGCCTGCAGCTTGAGCTGGGTGGAAAGTCCGCGCAGATATTCCTGCCCGACGCTACCGCCTTGGCTTCCACGGCCGGCAATCGCGCTTGCGTACCCCACTCAGGCCAGGTCTGTGTCGCCGGTACGCGAATCTTCGTGCCGCAGGACGAGAAGGAAGCGATAATGGCCGCGATCGCACAATCGCTGGCCGGCGTCGTGATCGGGCCTGCCGACCACCCGGCCACTACCATGGGGCCGCTGATCAACGGAACTGCCGTCCGGCGATGCGAGGCTTTCGTTGCAGATGCGCTGGCCAGCGGTGCCCGGCTCATTTGCGGCGGCCGTCGCCCACCAAAACTTGATCACGGACATTATTTCGAGCCGACAATTCTGGATTTGCCGGATTGCGCCAATATAGCCGCTCGCGAAGAGATATTCGGGCCTATCGCCTGTGTCATCGGCTATCGCGACATCGACCACGCCATCGAGATGGCGAATGATACGCCCTACGGCCTGTCAGGCCATGTGTTCGGCAAGGATCTGAGCCGCGCGATCGAGGTCGCCTGCCGGCTGCGGACCGGATCGGTCAACGTGAACGGCAGCGCGCTGAGCGCCTTTGCCTCAGGCGGCGGGCAACGGTTGAGCGGCGTGGGCCGCGAGCGGGGGATTGAGGGTCTGCGCATCTATCAGGAGCTGAAATGCATCACCGTCGTGAGCTGACCGGCCGATGAGATACAGCCACATCATCATTGGCGGTGGATCCGCGGGATCGGTGCTTGCGAGTCGGCTCTCCGAGCGTGGCGCAAACCAGGTGCTGCTGATCGAGGCCGGCCCGGATACCCCACCTGGCGATGAACCGGCCGCGATTCTCGATAGCTATCCAGGTAGCGCCTACCTCGACGCGCGCTTCGTTTGGAGCAATCGGCGGGTGACGGTCGCTCCGACCGGAAACCTCCAGCCCGGGACCATGTTGCCGCCGCGCAAATATGAGCAGGCACGGGTGCTTGGCGGAGGCTCCGCCATCAACGGGCAGCTCGCCAACCGCGGGTTGCCTTGGGATTTTGAAGACTGGGTTGCTCGTGGTGCGATGGGGTGGGGATGGGACGATGTCCTGCCATTCTTTCGCAAGCTTGAGAACGATCTGGACTTCGATGGTCCGCTCCACGGGAATACGGGGCCATTGCCCATCCGGCGGATTCCCGAGGCGTTCTGGCCCGGTCAGGCAAAGGCATTTTCTGCCGCGCTCACGGAAGCGGGATTGCCGTTCCTCGCCGATCAGAACGGTGAGTTCGGTGACGGGCACTATCCGTTGCCGATCTCAAATATCGACAACCACCGCGTGACCGCGGCGATGGCCTGGCTGACACTCCAAGTCCGCTCCCGCTCCAATCTTCAGATCAGGACCAACACCACCGTCGAGGCGCTGCTGTTCGATGGCTTGCGAGCCATCGGGGTTCGAGCGGGGGGAGAGGTACTGCTTGGCAAAACCATCATCCTTTCGGCCGGCGCGCTCATGACCCCGGAACTCCTGCTGCGCAGCGGGATCGGTCCTGCCGACGATCTCGCAAGGGTCGGAGTCGAGGTTCGCCTGAACGCGCCGGGTGTCGGGCGCGGTCTGACCGATCATCCATCGATTGCGATTGCAAGTTACCTTCCGAGCGCGGCCCGACTCCGCCGCCAGCGGCGGCACATTCTGCTCGGCGTTCGCTTTTCCACCGACACTAACCGCTTTCCGGCAGGCGATATGTCGGGGCTCATTTCAACGAAGGCTGCGTGGCATGCAGTTGGTGAGCGGCTCGGCACATTGGCTTTCTGGATCAACCGGCCGCTATCCGAAGACGGTCGTATTCACCTGACATCTGCTGATCCTCGCCAGGCCGCGCAAGTCGATTTCAACCTTCTTTCCGATTCGCGGGACGTCGAGCGGCTGATGCGCGGCTTCCGGCGGATGGCAGCGCTTCATTTGTCGCCGCTGCTTGGCAATGCAGCCCTGGACGCCTTCCCTGCCAGCTACAGCGAGAAGGTGCGTCAGATTGGCACCATCAATCTGAAGAACCGCATTCTGACTCGGCTCGCGGCCCTGTTTCTCGACGGTCCAGCTCCGATCCGGAGAGCATTCATCGAGAATCTGGTCATGGAGGGCGAGTCGATAGCCGACCTTCTATCCGACGACGCAAAGCTGGAGGTATTTGTACGCTCCGCCGTCGCCGGGGTATGGCATGCGAGTTGCTCGTGCCGCATGGGGGCCGCCGACGATCCAATGGCAGTCCTGACCCCCGATGGACGGGTCAAGGGCATCGAGGGCCTGCGCGTCTCG
This genomic interval carries:
- a CDS encoding aldehyde dehydrogenase family protein; its protein translation is MANSSGNQRRSEASLYIDGAFVGGLGAPVDVENPSDGTIFATVQGASAAQVESAIHAAWQARQSGLWSGRPAADRAADLSRMIAWFADNKDVIEDLLVAEAGVVRASLVRAGQLDAAIQHATDLIELFLTLPEIEDNPLPLRDRFKEVSAIQSLRRYESVGVVAAISAYNFPFVISMWKTISALIAGNSVVLRPSPLAPLSSLVFGEAAHTANLPAGVFNVIVESGAEGAVLLGTDPRVDMVSFTGSTKVGQQVMVQAAATMKRLQLELGGKSAQIFLPDATALASTAGNRACVPHSGQVCVAGTRIFVPQDEKEAIMAAIAQSLAGVVIGPADHPATTMGPLINGTAVRRCEAFVADALASGARLICGGRRPPKLDHGHYFEPTILDLPDCANIAAREEIFGPIACVIGYRDIDHAIEMANDTPYGLSGHVFGKDLSRAIEVACRLRTGSVNVNGSALSAFASGGGQRLSGVGRERGIEGLRIYQELKCITVVS
- a CDS encoding GMC family oxidoreductase produces the protein MRYSHIIIGGGSAGSVLASRLSERGANQVLLIEAGPDTPPGDEPAAILDSYPGSAYLDARFVWSNRRVTVAPTGNLQPGTMLPPRKYEQARVLGGGSAINGQLANRGLPWDFEDWVARGAMGWGWDDVLPFFRKLENDLDFDGPLHGNTGPLPIRRIPEAFWPGQAKAFSAALTEAGLPFLADQNGEFGDGHYPLPISNIDNHRVTAAMAWLTLQVRSRSNLQIRTNTTVEALLFDGLRAIGVRAGGEVLLGKTIILSAGALMTPELLLRSGIGPADDLARVGVEVRLNAPGVGRGLTDHPSIAIASYLPSAARLRRQRRHILLGVRFSTDTNRFPAGDMSGLISTKAAWHAVGERLGTLAFWINRPLSEDGRIHLTSADPRQAAQVDFNLLSDSRDVERLMRGFRRMAALHLSPLLGNAALDAFPASYSEKVRQIGTINLKNRILTRLAALFLDGPAPIRRAFIENLVMEGESIADLLSDDAKLEVFVRSAVAGVWHASCSCRMGAADDPMAVLTPDGRVKGIEGLRVSDASAFPAIPSANTNLAVLMLAEKLAEQMKAEN